TTCGGACACATCGCCGGAATAAAGAAACTCAACCGTTTCACCTTGCGTGGCAGAGAGAAGGTCAGTACTCAGTGGCTTCTGTATTGTATGGTTCATAATATCGGAAAAATACAGAGGTATTATGCCTGAGTCTTTTTCCTTGGGCTCATTTTAGAAAAACAAAAGCAGGGGTGAAATTACATGTCAAATTAAATCATTCTGGTTATATCCTGTCAGCCTTTGAAGAGTTTTAAGGAATAGACTTCCAGTCTTAAAGATTGAATCTATGGTGAAGCTATCTTTGTATAAGATAGCTTCAGCTTATTATAAGTCCAACTTTGTTGTGCATTCCTGGGCATCTATTGCTTTCGGTAAAAAGAGATTTGGAATCTATTTTTCCTTTTCTACCGCTTTCTTGTCGTCTGCATCATTCTCTTCTGATGTAGATTCTTCCATACCGTCTTTAAATTCCTTTTTGGCCTTTCCGAGGCTGCGGGCAAATTTGGGAATGGCAGAAGCTCCGAATAGGAGTACCACGACTCCACCGACAACCATTATTTCTGTTGATCCTAACATAATTATAACTCCTTTTTCTCATCCGGTTCTTTTTCGGATGGAATGCTTGTATTTACTGTCTCTGATAAAGCGCGGTCAAAGTTAGCGACCTCGCTCTTCATTCTTGCATTGATAGCCCGGATCTCTTTC
This region of Oceanispirochaeta sp. genomic DNA includes:
- the tatA gene encoding twin-arginine translocase TatA/TatE family subunit — translated: MLGSTEIMVVGGVVVLLFGASAIPKFARSLGKAKKEFKDGMEESTSEENDADDKKAVEKEK